The sequence AAAGCAGCTGTTTTAATAGCCGTTCAGAAACGGATTGTGGTCCATTTCTTGGCCAATCGTTGTCAACGGCCCATGTCCAGAAGCGACAATGGTTTCTTCTGGGAGTGTTAGCAGTTTGTTGTGTATGCTTTGCAATAATAGTTCGTGGTTGCCGCCGAAAAGGTCGGTTCGGCCAATTCCTTGTTGAAAGAGGGCGTCGCCAGAAAAGACAATGTTTTCATCAGCAACATAGTAAGACACGCTCCCAGGAGAATGGCCAGGCGTATGAAAAAGCTTGAAAGAAAAAGAACCGACTTTCAGCGTGCCTTCGTCCTTGAGCAAGTGATCTGCAGGCTTTGTTTTAATCGGCTCTCTTCCCATTCGAGCTGAACCATTTTTCACAGGGTCTAAAAGCCATTGTTTTTCTGCGTCATGAAGATAGACAGGACAGGCAAATGCTTGTCTGACTTCTTCTAGTGCGCCAATGTGGTCAAAATGAGCATGTGTAAGCAAAATCGCCTGTGGTGTTAATTTTTGTTCGCGTATCCAGTTGACAAACGCAGCTCCGTCGCCGCCTGGGTCAAACAGTACAGCCTCTTTCTCCTCGTTGTAGAGGACATAGGCATTTGTTTGTAAAGGGCCAAGGGGAATTTGTGTATACATGTCTGCCTCCTAACGTTTTCTTTATGTTCTACGATACATCGTAAAAACGTGATTCTGCAAGGAAGGCGACTCGACAAATGGCATGAAAACGGGTACAATAAAAACGACCATACATACTAGTAAATGGAGGCTTTCGCTATGGTTTTAGCCATCTTGTTTCTCTTAATCGCCATTCTGTCTGTCTTTGGCGGAATTGTGAGCGTAAAAAGGAAAAATTTCTTTGCTGCTGGCTTTAGTGGCGTGGCTGTTATCGTATTTGGATTTTTTTCAATTGCAACATTGTACGCGATTATTTTTCAAGGCACCGGCGTACCTCTCGAATAAGAACGTACAAAACAGAAGCCCATTTCCGTCCTATTCGGAAATGGGCTTCTAGCATGTACATGATTAATGGAACATTTGCTGATGTAAATAAAAGATGCCGCCATTGACGAGAGACACATTGATTCTCGGTTCATATAATTCTTTTAACGCTTGTTTCTCAGCGACGTAGCTTTCTGGTTTGTCTTCTTCTTGCTCATAAAAAGCTTCAAGCAATGCATCATCGCTTTCCCAACGCTCCATTGCCGATTTCGCCCAATCCTTTGGTTCTTGCTCAGCAAACGTACGAATCATTTTTTGCAGGCGCTTCATTCCTGACTCGACCCGAATCATTGGTGATAATGTAAAACAATAATCTGGGATTTTGGGTGTGAGTGTTAGAGACTCAAGCCTTTCAAAAAACTGTGGCACAATTTGTCCGTGGATGAGGTTTAAGCCAAGCGAAAGCAAGACATCTTTTTTGCGGTCGCATTGAAACGCCACGTTGGCATTCATACAAAGCCATGGATGTAAAGGATGTGAGCTTTGCCCTACAGGCTGTTTTTGTTCATACATACGGACGAATGCGCCAAGTTTTTTGGCCGATTGGAAAATTTGTGCTAACCGGACTGAACCAAAATGAACCGGTTCGCCTTTAATGTTTTCTGGACAGCGGTTGTTGTCCGTAATGAGTGTTAACGTCATCGGATTTGGCACACCGCCAGTCTTTTCTAAATAATGCCAGTAAAAAGGGCGGTTCATCAGCTCTTTATCCAGCTCAACCGAGAGCTGGACTTTCAGGTGACTTGGCGATTCTTCTAGAATCGGACTGTCATTTGCAAGAAAGTAACGACGCAAATATTGATGGATATCAGGCGGTCTCATGGTCGTCGTCCTCCTTTCCTTTTTCAGCCCGGAGTTCTTCTTGTGCGTCCGTCATAATGGCAGCTAAGTGATCAAATTTAATTTTCATTTCACCATCTGAAGTAGACTGAGCCATGACGGATTGAACGTACTCTTCTATTTCAGGTAGATCAATTCTTGCTAAAATGTCATCTAATTCACCGATCACGGACTCAAACAAATGGATTTTCTCGTAGAGCAGCTCAAGAATATGTTGCTCAACTGTATGTTGGACAGCAAAATTATAGATGCGTACATCATGCTCTTGGCCTAGGCGATGCAAACGGCCGATTCGCTGTTCGACACGCATGGGATTCCACGGCAAATCATAGTTGATAATATGGTGGCAAAATTGAAGGTTGATTCCTTCTCCCCCTGCCTCAGTAGCGATCAGCACTTGTGCATGTTTTTGGAATAGCTCCCGCATCCAGTCTTTTTTGCCACGTTTGAACCCACCGCGAAAGGGCACGCTTGTAATGCCATGTTGTTTTAAAAACCATTGCAAGTACAATTGGGTGGCGCGGTATTCGGTAAAAATAATGACTTTGTCATCAATTTTTTGAATCAATTCGAGTGCTTTTTCGGCCTTGGCGTGGCCATCAACTGCTGTCGCGTCGTTGAGCAATTCGACAATTGCCCCTGTCTCTTTCCCCTCTTGTTCATATTTATCAATCATGTTTTTCAGCGTAACAAAGACAGCTTCGCGGCTAGAGCATAATTCTCGCTTCAACGTAAGCAACGTAAAATGGTTGATCGTGCCGTGTAACGATTCAAGTTTTTCATAAAAGTTCCGTTCACTTTGGCTAAAAGTAATCGGCACTGTATTAACGACTCGTTTGGTCCATTCAATCCCTGTTTCCTCACGGCGGTTGCGAACCATTACTTTTTGGATGAGAGCACGGAGCTGTTCATCATTTTTTGCAGAACGGTTATTGGCCCGATATTGTTGTTTAAAGCTCTCGATATTGCCAAGGTGGCCGGGCTTTAGTAAAGACACTAAATTAAAGATTTCCTCCAGCTTGTTTTGCACAGGCGTTGCTGTTAACAGCAGGCAAAATTTCTTTTTCAACAAACGGATAAACTCGTAGTTTTTTGTTTTTGGGTTTTTTAGTTTATGGGCTTCGTCGATAATGACCATATCGTATGGCTGGGCGAGCACAATCTCACGGTGCGGCTGGCGTTTTGCAGTGTCAATTGAGGCGACGACCACGTCGCATTGCTCCCATACATATGCTTTTTTTTGCGGAATCGCAGGAATGTAAAATTTGCTGTTTAGCTCGATCGCCCATTGTGACACGAGTGAAGCTGGCACTAAAATAAGCGCTTTTTTGACAAGGCCGCGAATCATGTACTCTTTTAAAATAAGACCAGC is a genomic window of Shouchella clausii containing:
- a CDS encoding DUF2759 family protein, with the protein product MVLAILFLLIAILSVFGGIVSVKRKNFFAAGFSGVAVIVFGFFSIATLYAIIFQGTGVPLE
- a CDS encoding YqhG family protein; translation: MRPPDIHQYLRRYFLANDSPILEESPSHLKVQLSVELDKELMNRPFYWHYLEKTGGVPNPMTLTLITDNNRCPENIKGEPVHFGSVRLAQIFQSAKKLGAFVRMYEQKQPVGQSSHPLHPWLCMNANVAFQCDRKKDVLLSLGLNLIHGQIVPQFFERLESLTLTPKIPDYCFTLSPMIRVESGMKRLQKMIRTFAEQEPKDWAKSAMERWESDDALLEAFYEQEEDKPESYVAEKQALKELYEPRINVSLVNGGIFYLHQQMFH
- a CDS encoding DEAD/DEAH box helicase translates to MDININFDDSWNVRFLQRLADDGPWSNFETFKLAYEAEQHEQIPDFQGLLAPRYLPALQPYEHQLEAAQTVIEKMNGKAILADEVGLGKTIEAGLILKEYMIRGLVKKALILVPASLVSQWAIELNSKFYIPAIPQKKAYVWEQCDVVVASIDTAKRQPHREIVLAQPYDMVIIDEAHKLKNPKTKNYEFIRLLKKKFCLLLTATPVQNKLEEIFNLVSLLKPGHLGNIESFKQQYRANNRSAKNDEQLRALIQKVMVRNRREETGIEWTKRVVNTVPITFSQSERNFYEKLESLHGTINHFTLLTLKRELCSSREAVFVTLKNMIDKYEQEGKETGAIVELLNDATAVDGHAKAEKALELIQKIDDKVIIFTEYRATQLYLQWFLKQHGITSVPFRGGFKRGKKDWMRELFQKHAQVLIATEAGGEGINLQFCHHIINYDLPWNPMRVEQRIGRLHRLGQEHDVRIYNFAVQHTVEQHILELLYEKIHLFESVIGELDDILARIDLPEIEEYVQSVMAQSTSDGEMKIKFDHLAAIMTDAQEELRAEKGKEDDDHETA
- a CDS encoding MBL fold metallo-hydrolase, producing MYTQIPLGPLQTNAYVLYNEEKEAVLFDPGGDGAAFVNWIREQKLTPQAILLTHAHFDHIGALEEVRQAFACPVYLHDAEKQWLLDPVKNGSARMGREPIKTKPADHLLKDEGTLKVGSFSFKLFHTPGHSPGSVSYYVADENIVFSGDALFQQGIGRTDLFGGNHELLLQSIHNKLLTLPEETIVASGHGPLTTIGQEMDHNPFLNGY